A DNA window from Brassica napus cultivar Da-Ae chromosome C1, Da-Ae, whole genome shotgun sequence contains the following coding sequences:
- the BNAC01G41900D gene encoding protein SRC2 has translation MSSPRLQTTMENPTLELKIISASDVSHIDATDKVDVYAVVSMKGDHTQTKQAAKTPIDYDGGSNPTWNHTIKFSVNEKAACEGLLTIYVKLFSYWLEGENDLYLGEVNVSVQELLASNPHPPFANGNVNKMKLITYPLSFIGKTKPNAKLSLSYRFKPVNDLYPPTPDYLSPFSQPIYPNPNPTGSCQPVIYSPQLQTATVTKLAIELVIKCAKDIKKVNVFDEMHVYASVTILEGKKTIKHRSNTPIAFSAYQNPKWDHAVKFSLDEALARDGRLFLFVELMSHRPILGDKHIGEVNVSIQDLLRLNPSLTKGVGSDMMLVTEDLSTSSGKKGTLSFTYRFITEQVTVPKPSPSTNPQPFIMYLPVSHQGASGYVTVHPGAHDGSSNGLVPICMAPPYQPHGYYSPHQPQPHTHQQQQSQLPPEKSQCRPVYDTQSHSYQSYGNQQYSPLELHSQHQLHMPPQQPTEAQAQTEGARPQVKPQGGTMAAIGLGASVLGRVVAGALISDMMSGEANIYEGAA, from the coding sequence ATGTCTTCCCCACGGTTGCAAACAACGATGGAGAACCCAACTCTTGAGCTTAAAATCATATCAGCCAGTGATGTCAGCCATATCGATGCTACGGACAAGGTGGACGTGTACGCTGTCGTTTCAATGAAAGGCGACCATACTCAAACGAAACAAGCAGCCAAAACACCTATTGACTACGATGGTGGTTCCAACCCGACGTGGAATCACACTATTAAGTTCTCCGTCAACGAGAAAGCAGCGTGTGAGGGTCTATTAACAATCTACGTCAAGTTATTTAGCTATTGGCTCGAAGGAGAGAACGACCTTTACTTGGGAGAAGTCAACGTCTCTGTTCAAGAGCTTCTTGCCTCAAATCCACATCCGCCGTTTGCTAACGGTAACGTCAATAAAATGAAGTTGATAACTTACCCTCTCAGTTTCATAGGAAAAACAAAACCTAATGCAAAGCTGTCTCTCTCATACCGGTTTAAACCGGTTAATGATCTCTATCCTCCGACACCCGATTATTTATCACCGTTTAGCCAACCTATATacccaaacccaaatccaaCAGGATCATGTCAGCCAGTCATATACTCCCCTCAGTTACAAACCGCCACGGTGACAAAACTAGCCATAGAGCTCGTGATCAAATGCGCCAAGGACATAAAGAAAGTCAACGTCTTCGACGAAATGCATGTATACGCTTCGGTTACAATCCTCGAGGGCAAGAAAACAATTAAGCATAGGAGCAATACACCTATAGCTTTCTCCGCCTATCAAAACCCTAAGTGGGATCACGCCGTCAAGTTTTCACTCGACGAGGCATTAGCTCGAGACGGCCGTTTGTTTCTATTCGTTGAATTAATGAGCCACCGACCGATTTTAGGAGATAAGCATATTGGAGAAGTCAACGTATCAATTCAGGATCTTTTGAGATTGAATCCTTCATTGACAAAAGGCGTTGGTAGCGACATGATGTTGGTGACCGAGGATTTGTCAACTTCTTCTGGCAAAAAAGGGACATTGAGTTTCACGTATAGGTTCATCACGGAACAAGTTACAGTTCCCAAGCCTTCACCATCCACAAACCCTCAACCATTTATTATGTATCTACCGGTCTCGCATCAAGGAGCCTCGGGTTATGTCACTGTTCACCCAGGAGCCCATGACGGGTCAAGCAATGGTTTAGTACCAATTTGTATGGCACCTCCTTATCAGCCACATGGATACTATTCACCACATCAGCCGCAACCGCATacacatcaacaacaacaatccCAGCTACCACCAGAGAAGTCGCAATGTCGACCAGTCTATGATACACAATCACATTCATATCAGTCATATGGAAACCAACAATATTCACCACTAGAACTACATTCACAACATCAGCTCCACATGCCACCTCAACAGCCGACAGAAGCACAGGCGCAAACTGAAGGCGCGAGACCACAAGTGAAGCCTCAAGGGGGTACCATGGCAGCGATAGGATTAGGGGCATCGGTTTTGGGACGAGTAGTAGCTGGAGCCTTAATAAGTGACATGATGTCCGGTGAAGCAAACATATACGAGGGTGCGGCTTGA